The following are from one region of the Aspergillus luchuensis IFO 4308 DNA, chromosome 4, nearly complete sequence genome:
- the nop9 gene encoding RNA-binding RNA processing protein NOP9 (BUSCO:EOG09261BPJ;~COG:J;~EggNog:ENOG410QDBB;~InterPro:IPR001313,IPR016024,IPR011989,IPR040000;~PFAM:PF00806;~go_function: GO:0003723 - RNA binding [Evidence IEA]), giving the protein MPREKVKRGRRATEKANKEASKRKRDDAPEDVVPKRVKPSEDETNDFVNDADYIALDDGQQQDEEMAQTGDMPFYGLLDPEEQEYFSRANEVLETNQFGDAEERRVFVESVYKEAEGKELKISCSQSCSRLMEKLISMSDIRQIRRLFNKFIGHFLHLVQHRFASHCCETLFIHAAPEVSQKPSKKASKTDAEDGDEPEPELSLAEMFMKVIEELEGNWGYLLTERFASHTIRVLLLVLAGEPVDLSLSDSVVASRKKERHGVLNEVQDENPVAQKRSVPESFEGTLKKVMQDMVSVLDDTYLRALATHPVGNPVLQVLVYLELSHFGKASAKDPKSIIRRLIPDDTFEEGTESTTFIRGLLYDPVGSRLLETIVRYMPGKLFKGLYKNFLRDQLRSLSRNITAGYVVLKVLERLGKDDLENAVELLVPQIPNLIERSRVIVPKTLVERCIVRGVDTTPIARSLETAYDSDPAKRLAQMLTLEDTTTPSEPQPQQNQNEDQDEDHPQPPAMPNFDPDNANANINTNPKGAKLHNSLFVQTILTAPGPLSALVYSSLLSQTPESLLTIAKDPTASHVIQKSLTLPTSTPQFRRQFTARFAGHLEELALDSSGSRVVDALWHATKDVFFVKERMAQELARSEMALRDSFVGRAVWRNWSMDLYKRRRGEWAAKAKGLDVGGEGGQKPKSKIELARERFAAKKAESEKMKNGEDA; this is encoded by the coding sequence ATGCCTCGTGAAAAGGTCAAGAGAGGCCGTCGCGCCACCGAAAAAGCCAACAAAGAAGCCAGCAAGCGGAAGCGCGACGACGCCCCCGAAGATGTCGTGCCCAAACGAGTGAAGCCTTCCGAAGACGAGACTAACGACTTCGTTAACGATGCCGACTATATCGCTTTGGACGATGGACAACAACAGGACGAGGAGATGGCGCAGACGGGTGATATGCCCTTCTACGGTCTTCTCGATCCCGAGGAGCAGGAATACTTCTCGCGTGCAAACGAGGTGTTGGAGACCAACCAGTTCGGAGATGCGGAGGAGCGACGAGTCTTTGTCGAGAGTGTCTACAAGGAGGCTGAGGGCAAGGAATTGAAGATTTCGTGCAGTCAGTCCTGTTCGCGACTCATGGAGAAGTTGATCTCGATGTCGGACATACGCCAAATCCGGAGACTGTTCAACAAATTCATCGGACATTTCTTGCACCTGGTCCAGCACCGATTCGCCAGTCATTGCTGCGAGACTCTGTTCATCCACGCTGCACCAGAAGTGTCGCAAAAGCCATCCAAGAAGGCTAGCAAGACCGATGCCGAGGATGGAGACGAGCCCGAACCCGAACTGTCGCTAGCGGAGATGTTCATGAAGGTCatcgaggagctggaaggaAACTGGGGATACTTGCTGACGGAGCGGTTTGCGTCGCACACCATTCGCGTTCTCCTTCTGGTGCTGGCAGGAGAGCCTGTCGATCTATCCCTAAGCGACTCGGTCGTTGCTAGTcgcaagaaggaaagacacGGCGTCCTCAACGAAGTGCAGGACGAGAACCCCGTTGCGCAGAAGCGCAGCGTGCCCGAATCATTCGAGGGCACCCTGAAGAAGGTCATGCAGGATATGGTCTCCGTGCTCGACGACACCTATCTTCGCGCACTTGCCACCCACCCCGTTGGAAACCCAGTCCTCCAAGTCCTTGTATACCTGGAGCTCTCCCACTTCGGAAAGGCCAGCGCGAAGGACCCCAAGTCGATCATCCGCCGACTGATCCCCGACGACACCTTCGAAGAAGGCACAGAAAGCACCACCTTCATCCGCGGCCTTCTCTACGACCCCGTGGGATCCCGCCTGCTCGAGACCATCGTCCGATACATGCCGGGCAAGCTATTCAAGGGACTCTACAAGAACTTCCTGCGCGACCAACTCCGCTCCCTGTCGCGCAACATCACAGCCGGCTACGTCGTGCTCAAAGTCCTAGAACGTCTCGGAAAAGACGACCTCGAAAACGCCGTCGAACTCCTCGTCCCGCAGATCCCCAACCTCATCGAACGCTCCCGCGTCATCGTTCCCAAGACCCTAGTCGAGCGATGCATCGTCCGCGGCGTCGACACCACCCCTATCGCACGCTCCCTCGAAACCGCCTACGACAGCGACCCGGCCAAGCGACTGGCCCAAATGCTCACTCTCgaggacaccaccaccccctctgaACCGCAACCCCAACAAAACCAAAACGAAGACCAAGACGAAGACCACCCACAACCCCCCGCAATGCCCAACTTCGACCCCGACAACGCCAACGCCAACATCAACACGAACCCCAAAGGCGCCAAACTCCACAACTCCCTCTTCGTGCAAACCATCCTCACAGCCCCGGGCCCCCTCAGCGCCCTCGTCTacagcagcctcctctcccaaACGCCCgaatccctcctcaccatcgccAAAGACCCCACCGCCTCCCACGTCATCCAAAAGTCCCTCACTCTGCCCACCTCGACGCCGCAATTCCGGCGTCAATTCACCGCCCGCTTCGCAGGCCATCTCGAAGAACTGGCCCTGGATAGCAGCGGATCCCGCGTCGTGGATGCCCTCTGGCACGCTACCAAGGACGTGTTCTTCGTCAAGGAGCGCATGGCGCAGGAACTGGCAAGGAGTGAAATGGCTCTGAGGGATTCGTTTGTCGGTCGTGCCGTGTGGCGTAATTGGTCGATGGACTTGTATAAGCGTCGGAGGGGTGAGTGggcggccaaggccaagggattggatgttggtggtgagggaggtcAGAAGCCGAAGTCGAAGATTGAGCTGGCTAGGGAGAGGTttgcggcgaagaaggcggagagtgagaagatgaagaatggggaggatgcTTAA
- a CDS encoding DEAD/DEAH box helicase (COG:A;~EggNog:ENOG410PFJ5;~InterPro:IPR027417,IPR001650,IPR014001,IPR011545, IPR000629;~PFAM:PF04851,PF00270,PF00271;~go_function: GO:0003676 - nucleic acid binding [Evidence IEA];~go_function: GO:0005524 - ATP binding [Evidence IEA]) → MLGAFRRSAGAVHALRASRSLLARSIPQQPQWLSASAPAVSYGARALYHPSPAFLDARAAAQAQLNVAADIEPRLPSTDFHSLAQDGLVNDRLIRTVTDSMKIQTMTDVQAKTIRETLSGDDVLAQAKTGTGKTLAFLIPVIQRLVNDPSIKRSRPGYRGRNPPDIRAIVISPTRELAEQIANEAQRLVSGLGLAVQTAVGGTQKRLHLNKIRTEGCNILVGTPGRLKDLLSDPYSGVKAPQLQALVFDEADRLLDDGFSQEIGEIKDLLPAPEEVDRQTLMFSATVPGEVMDMVRQTMKPDFKFIKTVSEDEVPTHLRVPQKVVYLDGFQNGLPAILELAKKGYAENSHFKAIVYLNATTMVSLANDIFRRLQNDPEDRTKGHALNRLPIYQIHSRLTQAQRTRVTSTFRSAYRGILFSSDVTARGLDFPDVTHVIQYGLPNERQTYIHRVGRTGRANKEGEGWILLHKNEKRAFKQILGDLPIEEDQTSVPVAHINMREEIEDDGSETSRTLQQYKFAAQDVPIDDRVEAWRSQAGTIIGKLQPLSATLPAMHDLCTYGYLLPKPPQLPLRIQQALERGDKPPPRSKRGGPRDFRSRDSYRPRSSGGYNDRYQHSSSRDSRNPWNERGSSRGRREGRRESRSYNRY, encoded by the exons ATGCTGGGCGCTTTCCGCCGTTCCGCCGGCGCCGTCCATGCGCTGCGAGCTTCACGATCTCTGCTGGCCAGATCGATTCCTCAGCAACCCCAATGGCTCTCTGCTTCAGCGCCTGCGGTCTCATACGGTGCTCGCGCCCTCTACCACCCGTCTCCGGCTTTTCTTGATGCCAGAGCAGCAGCTCAGGCGCAACTCAATGTCGCCGCCGATATCGAGCCCCGGCTACCCAGTACCGATTTTCACAGCCTGGCACAAGACGGCCTGGTCAACGACAGACTGATCCGAACCGTGACAGATTCCATGAAGATTCAAACCATGACTGATGTCCAAGCCAAGACGATCCGTGAAACACTGAGCGGCGATGATGT CTTGGCACAGGCAAAGACCGGAACCGGAAAGACCCTTGCGTTCTTGATCCCCGTCATCCAGCGCCTTGTTAATGATCCGTCGATCAAACGCTCGCGTCCCGGATACCGGGGGAGAAACCCACCCGACATTCGGGCGATTGTCATCTCTCCGACTCGTGAGTTGGCAGAACAGATTGCCAACGAGGCACAACGCTTGGTGTCTGGATTGGGTTTGGCCGTGCAGACGGCAGTTGGCGGCACTCAAAAGAGATTGCATCTAAACAAGATCCGGACCGAGGGCTGCAATATCTTGGTTGGAACTCCTGGTCGTCTGAAGGATCTTCTTTCCGATCCCTACAGCGGTGTCAAGGCGCCGCAGCTTCAAGCTCTCGTCTTCGATGAGGCTGACCGCTTGTTGGATGATGGCTTCTCGCAAGAGATCGGTGAGATCAAGGACCTCCTGCCAGCACCCGAGGAGGTCGACCGTCAGACCCTGATGTTTTCCGCCACCGTACCAGGTGAGGTTATGGACATGGTGCGTCAGACTATGAAGCCCGACTTCAAGTTCATCAAGACTGtctcggaggatgaggtgccCACCCACTTGCGGGTGCCCCAGAAGGTCGTCTACCTGGATGGCTTCCAGAACGGCTTGCCTGCTATTCTAGAGCTGGCAAAGAAGGGTTACGCTGAAAATTCGCATTTCAAGGCCATTGTCTACCTGAACGCAACAACGATGGTCTCGCTGGCCAACGACATTTTCAGGCGGCTTCAGAATGATCCTGAGGACCGTACCAAAGGACATGCTCTCAACCGTCTCCCTATCTACCAAATCCATTCGCGGCTGACTCAGGCGCAAAGAACTCGTGTCACAAGTACTTTCCGCAGCGCGTACCGCGgcattctcttctcctccgacgTGACAGCCCGTGGTTTGGATTTCCCGGACGTCACGCACGTCATCCAATATGGACTTCCCAACGAGCGTCAGACCTACATCCACCGCGTGGGGCGCACGGGCCGTGCGAACAAGGAAGGTGAGGGTTGGATCTTGCTGCACAAGAACGAGAAGCGTGCCTTCAAACAGATATTGGGCGACCTGCCTATCGAGGAGGATCAGACCTCGGTTCCCGTTGCGCATATCAACATGCGCGAAGAGATTGAGGACGATGGCTCAGAGACGAGCCGAACTCTACAACAATACAAATTCGCCGCGCAGGATGTTCCCATCGACGATCGAGTGGAGGCTTGGAGGTCCCAAGCGGGTACCATCATAGGCAAACTCCAACCTCTGTCGGCGACCCTGCCTGCCATGCATGACTTGTGCACTTACGGATACTTGCTGCCCAAGCCTCCGCAGCTCCCTTTGAGGATCCAACAAGCTCTGGAGAGGGGCGACAAGCCCCCTCCGAGGTCCAAGCGTGGTGGACCCCGCGATTTCAGGTCCCGGGATTCCTACAGGCCCCGTTCCAGTGGTGGCTATAATGACCGCTACCAACACTCTTCATCCCGCGATTCCCGCAATCCTTGGAACGAGAGAGGCTCCTCTCGTGGCCGTCGCGAGGGCCGTCGCGAGAGCCGCTCCTACAACCGCTACTGA